Proteins found in one Takifugu rubripes chromosome 17, fTakRub1.2, whole genome shotgun sequence genomic segment:
- the LOC115253181 gene encoding LIM domain-binding protein 1-like isoform X1 — translation MSVGGCACPGCSSKSFKLYSPKEPPNGSTFPPFHPGTMLDRDVGPTPMYPPTYLEPGIGRRHTPYGNQTDYRIFELNKRLQNWTEECDNLWWDAFTTEFFEDDAMLTITFCLEDGPKRYTIGRTLIPRYFRSIFEGGATELYYVLKHPKESFHNNFVSLDCDQCTMVTQNGKPMFTQVCVEGRLYLEFMFDDMMRIKTWHFSIRQHRELIPRSIIAMHAQDPQMLDQLAKNITRCGLSNSTLNYLRLCVILEPMQELMSRHKTYNLSPRDCLKTCLFQKWQRMVAPPAEPSRQAPNKRRKRKMSGGSTISGGGGTNNSSNKKKSPGSFPLSSQVPDVMVVGEPTLMGGEFGDEDERLITRLENTQFDAANGIDDEDSFNNSPALGSNSPWNNKAPSSQESKSDNPTSQASQ, via the exons ATGTCCGTGGGTGGCTGTGCATGTCCCG GGTGTTCCTCCAAGTCTTTCAAGCTGTACTCCCCCAAGGAGCCCCCCAACGGTAgcactttccccccctttcaccCCGGCACCATGCTGGACAGAGACGTGGG tcCCACCCCGATGTATCCTCCCACATATCTGGAGCCAGGAATAGG caggagacacacaccaTATGGCAACCAGACAGATTACAGAATATTTGAACTCAACAAGCGGCTACAGAACTGGACGGAG GAGTGTGATAACCTGTGGTGGGATGCTTTCACTACAGAGTTTTTTGAAGATGATGCCATGTTGACCATCACTTTTTGTCTGGAGGATGGACCCAAACGCTATA CTATTGGCCGAACGTTGATTCCAAGGTACTTCCGGAGTATATTCGAGGGCGGAGCTACTGAGCTCTACTATGTCCTGAAGCACCCTAAGGAGTCTTTCCACAACAACTTTGTGTCTCTGGACTGCGATCAGTGCACGATGGTCACCCAGAATGGAAAACCCAtgttcacacag GTTTGTGTAGAAGGACGCTTATACCTGGAGTTCATGTTTGACGACATGATGAGGATAAAGACCTGGCACTTCAGCATCAGACAACACCGTGAACTCATCCCTCGCAGTATCATAGCCATGCAC GCCCAGGACCCACAGATGCTGGACCAGCTGGCGAAAAACATAACAAGATGTGGCCTGTCAAACTCCACCCTGAACTACCTCCGA CTGTGTGTGATTTTGGAGCCAATGCAGGAACTGATGTCTCGACACAAGACGTACAACCTTAGTCCGAGAGATTGCCTCAAGACCTGCCTCTTCCAAAAGTGGCAGAGGATGGTGGCACCTCCAG CCGAACCGTCGAGACAAGCCCCAAACAAACGGCGGAAACGCAAAATGTCAGGTGGCAGCACCAtcagtggaggggggggcaccaacaacagcagcaacaagaagaagagcCCTGGCAGCTTCCCTTTGTCCAGCCAAGTTCCA GATGTGATGGTCGTGGGAGAGCCCACGTTGATGGGAGGGGAGTTTGGCGACGAAGACGAGCGCCTGATCACGCGACTGGAGAACACGCAGTTCGATGCAGCCAACGGCATCGATGATGAGGACAGCTTCAACAACTCCCCCGCGCTGGGCTCCAACTCCCCCTGGAACAACAAGGCCCCGTCCAGTCAGGAGAGCAAGAGCGACAACCCCACCTCCCAGGCATCACAGTAG
- the LOC115253181 gene encoding LIM domain-binding protein 1-like isoform X2 produces the protein MSVGGCACPGCSSKSFKLYSPKEPPNGSTFPPFHPGTMLDRDVGPTPMYPPTYLEPGIGRHTPYGNQTDYRIFELNKRLQNWTEECDNLWWDAFTTEFFEDDAMLTITFCLEDGPKRYTIGRTLIPRYFRSIFEGGATELYYVLKHPKESFHNNFVSLDCDQCTMVTQNGKPMFTQVCVEGRLYLEFMFDDMMRIKTWHFSIRQHRELIPRSIIAMHAQDPQMLDQLAKNITRCGLSNSTLNYLRLCVILEPMQELMSRHKTYNLSPRDCLKTCLFQKWQRMVAPPAEPSRQAPNKRRKRKMSGGSTISGGGGTNNSSNKKKSPGSFPLSSQVPDVMVVGEPTLMGGEFGDEDERLITRLENTQFDAANGIDDEDSFNNSPALGSNSPWNNKAPSSQESKSDNPTSQASQ, from the exons ATGTCCGTGGGTGGCTGTGCATGTCCCG GGTGTTCCTCCAAGTCTTTCAAGCTGTACTCCCCCAAGGAGCCCCCCAACGGTAgcactttccccccctttcaccCCGGCACCATGCTGGACAGAGACGTGGG tcCCACCCCGATGTATCCTCCCACATATCTGGAGCCAGGAATAGG gagacacacaccaTATGGCAACCAGACAGATTACAGAATATTTGAACTCAACAAGCGGCTACAGAACTGGACGGAG GAGTGTGATAACCTGTGGTGGGATGCTTTCACTACAGAGTTTTTTGAAGATGATGCCATGTTGACCATCACTTTTTGTCTGGAGGATGGACCCAAACGCTATA CTATTGGCCGAACGTTGATTCCAAGGTACTTCCGGAGTATATTCGAGGGCGGAGCTACTGAGCTCTACTATGTCCTGAAGCACCCTAAGGAGTCTTTCCACAACAACTTTGTGTCTCTGGACTGCGATCAGTGCACGATGGTCACCCAGAATGGAAAACCCAtgttcacacag GTTTGTGTAGAAGGACGCTTATACCTGGAGTTCATGTTTGACGACATGATGAGGATAAAGACCTGGCACTTCAGCATCAGACAACACCGTGAACTCATCCCTCGCAGTATCATAGCCATGCAC GCCCAGGACCCACAGATGCTGGACCAGCTGGCGAAAAACATAACAAGATGTGGCCTGTCAAACTCCACCCTGAACTACCTCCGA CTGTGTGTGATTTTGGAGCCAATGCAGGAACTGATGTCTCGACACAAGACGTACAACCTTAGTCCGAGAGATTGCCTCAAGACCTGCCTCTTCCAAAAGTGGCAGAGGATGGTGGCACCTCCAG CCGAACCGTCGAGACAAGCCCCAAACAAACGGCGGAAACGCAAAATGTCAGGTGGCAGCACCAtcagtggaggggggggcaccaacaacagcagcaacaagaagaagagcCCTGGCAGCTTCCCTTTGTCCAGCCAAGTTCCA GATGTGATGGTCGTGGGAGAGCCCACGTTGATGGGAGGGGAGTTTGGCGACGAAGACGAGCGCCTGATCACGCGACTGGAGAACACGCAGTTCGATGCAGCCAACGGCATCGATGATGAGGACAGCTTCAACAACTCCCCCGCGCTGGGCTCCAACTCCCCCTGGAACAACAAGGCCCCGTCCAGTCAGGAGAGCAAGAGCGACAACCCCACCTCCCAGGCATCACAGTAG
- the LOC115253181 gene encoding LIM domain-binding protein 1-like isoform X3: MLDRDVGPTPMYPPTYLEPGIGRRHTPYGNQTDYRIFELNKRLQNWTEECDNLWWDAFTTEFFEDDAMLTITFCLEDGPKRYTIGRTLIPRYFRSIFEGGATELYYVLKHPKESFHNNFVSLDCDQCTMVTQNGKPMFTQVCVEGRLYLEFMFDDMMRIKTWHFSIRQHRELIPRSIIAMHAQDPQMLDQLAKNITRCGLSNSTLNYLRLCVILEPMQELMSRHKTYNLSPRDCLKTCLFQKWQRMVAPPAEPSRQAPNKRRKRKMSGGSTISGGGGTNNSSNKKKSPGSFPLSSQVPDVMVVGEPTLMGGEFGDEDERLITRLENTQFDAANGIDDEDSFNNSPALGSNSPWNNKAPSSQESKSDNPTSQASQ, from the exons ATGCTGGACAGAGACGTGGG tcCCACCCCGATGTATCCTCCCACATATCTGGAGCCAGGAATAGG caggagacacacaccaTATGGCAACCAGACAGATTACAGAATATTTGAACTCAACAAGCGGCTACAGAACTGGACGGAG GAGTGTGATAACCTGTGGTGGGATGCTTTCACTACAGAGTTTTTTGAAGATGATGCCATGTTGACCATCACTTTTTGTCTGGAGGATGGACCCAAACGCTATA CTATTGGCCGAACGTTGATTCCAAGGTACTTCCGGAGTATATTCGAGGGCGGAGCTACTGAGCTCTACTATGTCCTGAAGCACCCTAAGGAGTCTTTCCACAACAACTTTGTGTCTCTGGACTGCGATCAGTGCACGATGGTCACCCAGAATGGAAAACCCAtgttcacacag GTTTGTGTAGAAGGACGCTTATACCTGGAGTTCATGTTTGACGACATGATGAGGATAAAGACCTGGCACTTCAGCATCAGACAACACCGTGAACTCATCCCTCGCAGTATCATAGCCATGCAC GCCCAGGACCCACAGATGCTGGACCAGCTGGCGAAAAACATAACAAGATGTGGCCTGTCAAACTCCACCCTGAACTACCTCCGA CTGTGTGTGATTTTGGAGCCAATGCAGGAACTGATGTCTCGACACAAGACGTACAACCTTAGTCCGAGAGATTGCCTCAAGACCTGCCTCTTCCAAAAGTGGCAGAGGATGGTGGCACCTCCAG CCGAACCGTCGAGACAAGCCCCAAACAAACGGCGGAAACGCAAAATGTCAGGTGGCAGCACCAtcagtggaggggggggcaccaacaacagcagcaacaagaagaagagcCCTGGCAGCTTCCCTTTGTCCAGCCAAGTTCCA GATGTGATGGTCGTGGGAGAGCCCACGTTGATGGGAGGGGAGTTTGGCGACGAAGACGAGCGCCTGATCACGCGACTGGAGAACACGCAGTTCGATGCAGCCAACGGCATCGATGATGAGGACAGCTTCAACAACTCCCCCGCGCTGGGCTCCAACTCCCCCTGGAACAACAAGGCCCCGTCCAGTCAGGAGAGCAAGAGCGACAACCCCACCTCCCAGGCATCACAGTAG